A window of the Gasterosteus aculeatus chromosome 21, fGasAcu3.hap1.1, whole genome shotgun sequence genome harbors these coding sequences:
- the malrd1 gene encoding MAM and LDL-receptor class A domain-containing protein 1: MTPLTWLLLAFCQVSVGGGRSEEFGCSRRPAVPEDRVCDFTDNCGDGSDEEDCSRYERCDFEEGFCGLIESSETPFGWNRTTAVPGLNRDHGNVSAAHFLSLSPVAGHRTAADLNSPVFSPSHTCQIRFYYYVGAQHGGLEVLVRAQSQSTAAWNHSTQTQAGMWQRTVITFSSNSSFQVAIRGRLSADSEASEVLAIDDVSFGPGCVTVPESSAPPPPVCPPSMFACGTGECIEESKVCDFTPHCPQGEDEAHCPSRCDFEGGSCGWYELTLGDGFDWVRGGSVEVPPDSHPPPLDHSTNSTEGHFMFILKNSSSLHPTAVLRGPWFKQSASGCTITFWHYNSGMSVGAADMYLQMNGVKNRTVIWRTLYDQGTRWNRVTVQLGRLTRPFHIALAKISLGVFNGVSALDDITFENCSMPPAAAECPTHTHFHCVHSKACVEHLQLCDLVDDCGDGSDEEGCAPELQCNFERGLCGWRQEVSGGDVFDWTRVQGPTPTINTGPLKDHTLGTSLGHYLYIESSAPQEFKDTAVLLSRVFQPTRQRGENAPGQHCVFRFHYHMYGSHVFCLAVYLRTAASSRGSMLWVRYGAQGNLWHRKTLYLASARPFQILIEGTVGDDFNGDIAIDDLSFLHCDPYDGELPAVNTTTPAVTTPAPTLPPHSCPDGEFACGAHGECVADGKVCDFRRDCSDGSDEESCVEERCDFEGGKTCGWNSADSPLVPMHAFRWSPDQGESIHDGEQYHRPVNDHTLGGAEGWYMCADSSNGGYGQTADLQSPAVASTGPQCTLVFWYHMSGFTVGSLHVLLKYGNVTHEVWSQTGNQGNKWRRGEVFLGLLKNFQVVFRAKRGISYMGDVVIDDVAFVHCAPPLPSDRPCTPEQYACGNGRCIPQDNLCDFINHCGDDSDEDANICVGFSGRCSFEFDLCSWRQCLRDDFDWLIKAGSTPTVGTGPSSDHTLRDPSGHYLYLESSFPQAAGDAARISGPLLSRRSSQCKMRFYFHMSGDGIGTLSVFSRSGGHLRLLWNLTGDQGNYWQMREIPLSHDRDFQVVFEGKVGRSAKGDICVDDITFSAGCMLSSSVEDDTPLPPAGSSCPSGSLPCENGRCFAPAQSCDFTDDCGDGTDERDCGTSCSFESGRCGWTSSLADSFDWTLGTGSVKGIRPPYDHTSMDESGHFVFLEATPVGLKGDKAHIRSSVWKESSAICKLSFWYYISHKASGTIRLLIKTESRLWEAWNKTGHQGNEWNRAEIPLRKLRNFEVIFEGIRSSDVSGGAALDDLQFEDCAPNVVGPHSCPAVTDFVCHSGHCLESHLVCDNKADCADGSDETDCERVFDLPGACNFNAGERRWEDACQLSQGADDDFDWTIGYRTQTPGAGPEADHSPGGGGSFLYIHTANQREGDVAKVTTRNAFPASIGRCDLRFWFYMHGSDRMGTLKVFTVGPSGTSLLMWAATGNHGNQWKYANVILSNPGPFRVTFQAEAGGDMWTDIALDDISYTAECTAKGQVTPRPPTCGLDHYQCSYSYQCIPESWRCDGELDCADQSDEDFCPTVVPGTVPPQGRCPAGRFQCLNDTCIPSVLRCDGVPDCPGGEDENRCPLLPCALGELVCESWPGCIPLEKRCDASADCLPFHSDESGCHDCPRLYCLDRGSCIVEKHGPVCMCNRGWTGNRCHVKEKPSLSTSKPELEDTQLAAVYVGIGIGLLLLVAGVAVCTLAFCKKKCYPGKPGPMRCGVMDTLACSWRAKLRSLHQRPGGRPRVDPRGGDGRGLSISVYPWRREVEVSACKDAKLSFTNPLYKTSRPGASSSEA; this comes from the exons GGAACAGAACAACGGCGGTCCCGGGACTCAATCGGGACCACGGCAACGTCTCAGCCG CACATTTCCTGTCCCTTTCGCCCGTCGCTGGACACAGAACCGCTGCAGACCTGAACAGTCCCGTCTTCTCGCCCAGCCACACTTGCCAG ATACGTTTCTACTATTATGTTGGGGCGCAACACGGAGGCCTCGAGGTTCTGGTTCGGGCCCAGAGTCAGAGCACGGCGGCGTGGAACcactccacacaaacacaggcggGAATGTGGCAGCGGACAGTGATCACGTTCTCCAGCAATTCCAGTTTTCAG GTGGCGATTCGAGGGCGACTCTCAGCTGACAGCGAAGCCTCAGAAGTGCTGGCCATCGACGACGTATCCTTCGGCCCCGGCTGTGTGACCGTGCCTG AGAGCAGCGCACCTCCTCCACCGGTTTGCCCGCCCTCGATGTTCGCCTGCGGCACTGGGGAGTGCATCGAGGAGAGCAAAGTGTGCGACTTCACCCCACATTGCCCCCAGGGAGAGGACGAGGCCCACTGCC CCTCGCGGTGCGACTTCGAGGGCGGTTCCTGCGGCTGGTACGAGCTCACCCTGGGCGATGGCTTCGACTGGGTCCGGGGCGGTTCTGTGGAGGTGCCTCCGGACTCCCACCCGCCCCCTCTGGACCACTCAACAAACAGCACCGAGG GACACTTCATGTTTATATTGAAGAACAGCAGCAGTCTTCATCCAACGGCGGTTCTCAGAGGACCCTGGTTCAAACAATCTGCATCCGGGTGTACCATCACTTTCTG GCATTATAACTCCGGTATGTCTGTGGGGGCTGCAGACATGTACCTTCAAATGAACGGCGTGAAAAACAGAACTGTCATATGGAGGACTCTGTACGACCAGGGGACCCGCTGGAACCGGGTCACAGTGCAGCTGGGACGCCTCACCCGGCCCTTCCACATCGCGCTGGCCAAGATCAGCCTGGGTGTGTTCAACGGGGTCTCCGCCCTGGATGACATCACCTTCGAGAACTGCTCGATGCCCCCCGCGGCGGCAGAGTGCCCgacgcacacacatttccacTGCGTGCACTCGAAGGCGTGCGTGGAGCACCTGCAGCTCTGTGACCTTGTGGATGACTGCGGGGATGGGTCCGACGAGGAGGGCTGCG CTCCGGAGCTGCAGTGTAACTTCGAACGCGGCCTGTGCGGCTGGAGACAAGAAGTGAGCGGAGGCGACGTGTTCGACTGGACGCGCGTGCAGGGCCCGACTCCGACCATCAACACGGGGCCCCTGAAGGACCACACGCTGGGCACCAGCCTGGGCCACTACCTCTACATCGAGTCCTCCGCCCCCCAGGAGTTCAAGGACACCGCCGTGCTGCTGAGCAGGGTCTTCCAGCCCACGCGCCAGCGCGGCGAGAACGCGCCCGGCCAACACTGCGTGTTCCGCTTCCATTACCACATGTACGGCTCCCATGTGTTCTGCTTGGCGGTGTACCTGAGGACCGCCGCTTCCAGCCGCGGGAGCATGCTGTGGGTACGATACGGGGCACAAGGAAACCTCTGGCACAGGAAGACTCTCTACCTCGCCAGCGCCCGGCCTTTCCAG ATTTTGATTGAAGGCACAGTGGGAGATGATTTCAACGGGGACATTGCCATCGACGACCTTTCCTTCCTGCACTGCGACCCATACGATG GCGAGCTCCCCGCGGTGAACACCACCACGCCCGCGGTGACCACGCCGGCCCCCACGCTTCCCCCGCACAGCTGCCCCGATGGAGAGTTTGCGTGTGGGGCCCACGGGGAGTGCGTCGCCGACGGCAAAGTGTGTGACTTCAGGCGGGACTGTTCCGACGGCTCGGACGAGGAGAGCTGTG tggAGGAACGGTGCGACTTCGAAGGCGGCAAAACTTGTGGCTGGAACAGCGCCGACTCCCCTTTGGTCCCAATGCACGCGTTTCGCTGGTCACCTGACCAAGGGGAGAGCATTCATGATGGGGAGCAGTACCACCGGCCCGTCAATGACCACACCCT AGGCGGAGCGGAGGGCTGGTACATGTGTGCCGACAGTTCAAACGGCGGCTACGGTCAAACCGCTGACCTCCAGAGCCCGGCCGTCGCCTCCACCGGGCCTCAGTGCACCCTGGTCTTCTGGTACCACATGAGCGGATTCACCGTGGGATCGCTGCAC GTGCTGTTGAAGTACGGGAACGTCACTCACGAGGTTTGGTCTCAGACTGGTAACCAGGGCAACAAATGGAGACGAGGAGAAGTGTTTCTGGGATTGTTGAAAAACTTCCAG GTGGTGTTCAGGGCGAAGCGGGGGATCAGCTACATGGGCGACGTGGTGATAGACGACGTCGCCTTCGTCCACTGCGCCCCGCCTCTTCCTTCGGACCGGCCGTGCACACCTGAGCAGTACGCCTGCGGCAATGGCCGCTGCATCCCTCAGGACAACCTGTGCGACTTCATCAACCACTGCGGGGACGACTCCGACGAGGACGCCAACATCTGCG TGGGCTTCAGCGGGCGCTGCAGCTTTGAGTTCGACCTGTGTTCCTGGCGTCAGTGCCTACGTGACGACTTCGACTGGCTGATCAAAGCGGGCAGCACGCCCACGGTCGGCACCGGGCCGTCTAGTGACCACACCTTGAGGGACCCCTCGGGGCACTACCTGTACCTGGAGAGCTCCTTCCCGCAGGCGGCCGGAGACGCCGCCCGCATCTCGGGACCCCTGCTGAGCCGCAGGAGCTCACAGTGCAAG ATGCGTTTTTATTTCCACATGTCTGGGGACGGCATCGGGACCCTCAGCGTGTTCAGCCGAAGCGGAGGGCATCTCCGTCTCCTATGGAACCTGACGGGAGACCAGGGCAACTACTGGCAGATGAGGGAGATCCCGCTGAGCCACGACCGGGACTTTCAGGTGGTGTTCGAGGGCAAAGTGGGCCGCAGTGCGAAGGGCGACATCTGTGTGGACGACATCACTTTCTCTGCAGGGTGCATGCTGTCCTCGTCAGTAGAGGACGACACTCCTCTGCCTCCTGCAG GCTCCTCGTGTCCTTCAGGCTCGCTTCCTTGTGAAAATGGCCGGTGTTTCGCTCCGGCGCAGAGCTGTGACTTCACAGACGACTGCGGCGACGGCACCGACGAAAGGGACTGTGGGACGTCTTGCTCCTTCGAGAGCGGCCGCTGTGGCTGGACGAGCTCCCTGGCCGACAGCTTTGATTGGACGCTGGGCACCGGATCGGTGAAAGGCATTCGGCCTCCGTACGACCACACGTCGATGGATGAAAGTG GTCATTTTGTCTTCCTGGAAGCGACACCGGTGGGACTCAAAGGCGATAAGGCTCATATCAGAAGCTCTGTCTGGAAGGAGTCGAGCGCCATCTGCAAGCTCTCCTTCTGgtactacatttcccacaaggCCTCAGGAACAATCCGCCTGCTGATCAAG ACGGAGAGCCGTCTGTGGGAAGCGTGGAACAAGACGGGGCACCAGGGGAACGAATGGAACCGGGCGGAGATCCCTCTGAGGAAGCTGAGGAACTTCGAGGTGATATTCGAGGGGATCCGCTCGAGCGACGTGAGCGGAGGAGCCGCCCTGGACGACCTGCAGTTCGAGGACTGCGCGCCAA ATGTGGTGGGGCCGCACAGCTGCCCCGCGGTCACAGACTTTGTGTGTCACAGTGGCCACTGCCTGGAGTCCCACCTCGTGTGCGACAACAAGGCCGACTGCGCCGACGGGTCCGACGAGACGGACTGCG AGCGCGTCTTCGACCTGCCCGGCGCCTGCAATTTCAACGCGGGTGAAAGGCGGTGGGAAGACGCCTGCCAGCTGTCTCAGGGCGCCGACGATGACTTTGACTGGACGATCGGTTACCGGACGCAGACACCGGGAGCTGGCCCTGAGGCGGACCACAGCCCCG GTGGTGGTGGGAGCTTCCTCTACATACACACGGCCAATCAGAGGGAGGGGGACGTTGCCAAGGTGACAACCAGGAATGCATTTCCAGCCAGCATCGGCCGATGTGACCTGCGCTTCTGGTTCTACATGCACGGCTCGGACAGGATGGGAACACTGAAG GTCTTCACTGTTGGACCCAGTGGCACCAGTCTGCTGATGTGGGCAGCCACTGGGAACCACGGCAACCAGTGGAAATACGCCAATGTCATCTTGTCCAACCCGGGACCTTTCAGAGTGACCTTCCAGGCGGAGGCCGGCGGAGACATGTGGACGGACATCGCCTTGGACGACATCTCCTACACCGCAGAGTGCACTGCAAAAG GACAAGTGACCCCCCGGCCTCCGACCTGCGGGTTGGACCACTACCAGTGCAGTTACTCCTATCAGTGCATCCCGGAGAGCTGGAGGTGCGACGGCGAGCTGGACTGCGCCGACCAGTCCGACGAAGACTTCTGTCCCACCGTGGTGCCCGGGACTGTTCCTCCTCAGGGCCGCTGTCCCGCCGGACGCTTCCAGTGTTTGAACGATACCTGCATCCCCTCCGTGCTGCGCTGTGACGGCGTCCCGGACTGCCCCGGCGGGGAGGACGAGAACCGCTGCC CTCTGCTGCCGTGTGCGCTGGGGGAACTGGTGTGTGAAAGTTGGCCCGGTTGCATCCCACTTGAGAAGCGTTGTGACGCCTCTGCAGACTGTCTGCCTTTTCACTCGGATGAATCTGGCTGCCATG ATTGTCCTCGCCTGTATTGCCTGGATCGCGGCTCCTGCATTGTGGAGAAACACGGGCCTGTTTGCAT GTGTAATCGCGGATGGACCGGCAACCGTTGCCACGTGAAGGAGAAGCCGTCTCTCTCCACCTCCAAGCCCGAACTGgaagacacacagctgg CCGCTGTGTACGTTGGCATCGGCatcgggctgctgctgctcgtggcCGGCGTCGCCGTCTGCACGCTGGCTTTCTGCAAGAAGAAGTGCTACCCGGG AAAGCCCGGCCCGATGCGCTGCGGAGTGATGGATACGCTGGCGTGTAGCtggagggcaaag CTCCGCAGTCTGCACCAAAGGCCGGGCGGCCGTCCCAGAGTCGACCCCAGGGGGGGGGATGGTCGGGGGCTTTCCATCAGCGTCTACccctggaggagggaggtggag GTTTCGGCCTGCAAAGATGCCAAGCTGTCCTTCACCAACCCGCTGTACAAAACCTCCCGCCCCGGTGCCAGTAGCTCCGAAGCCTGA